The following are encoded in a window of Francisella tularensis subsp. tularensis genomic DNA:
- a CDS encoding amidohydrolase, protein MSKLKVSVIQSDIIWADKQANYNNLENSIANIDQDTDIIVMCEMFNTGFIMNPTDQASTQQDIVNWMYRQVKGKNYAIVGSAATYSDDKIVNRLYFVTPEKQVYTYDKNHLFIHAGEDKKYTAGNKRQIINYKGFNILVTVCFDLRFPVFNCNNNDYDILINVACWPESRRQHWQALLKARAIENQAFVVACNRVGNDPNFNYAGDSMIIDYNGDILAHQEFKQATLSATLDKNKQLQHRSKFNFLASQDKFTLHL, encoded by the coding sequence ATGTCAAAACTAAAAGTTAGTGTAATCCAATCAGATATTATCTGGGCTGATAAACAAGCCAACTATAATAATCTCGAGAATAGCATTGCAAATATTGACCAAGATACTGATATCATCGTAATGTGTGAGATGTTTAATACTGGTTTTATAATGAATCCAACTGACCAAGCAAGCACACAACAAGACATCGTTAATTGGATGTATCGCCAAGTAAAAGGCAAGAACTACGCGATAGTTGGTAGTGCCGCTACCTATAGTGATGATAAAATTGTCAATCGCCTGTATTTTGTAACTCCTGAGAAACAGGTTTATACATACGATAAAAATCATCTTTTTATCCATGCTGGTGAAGACAAAAAATATACAGCGGGTAATAAACGCCAAATTATCAACTATAAAGGTTTTAATATCCTTGTAACCGTTTGTTTTGACTTAAGGTTTCCAGTGTTTAACTGTAACAATAATGATTATGATATTCTTATCAATGTCGCATGCTGGCCAGAATCTCGCCGTCAACATTGGCAAGCATTACTAAAAGCTCGAGCTATAGAAAACCAAGCTTTTGTTGTAGCATGTAATCGAGTTGGTAACGATCCTAATTTTAATTATGCGGGTGATAGTATGATTATTGATTATAATGGTGATATATTAGCTCATCAAGAATTCAAACAAGCTACTTTAAGTGCAACTTTGGATAAAAATAAACAATTACAACATCGTAGCAAGTTTAATTTTCTTGCATCTCAAGATAAATTTACTCTTCACCTCTAA
- the nusB gene encoding transcription antitermination factor NusB has translation MKTTARARNNARLYAVQALYQKKIADNTFSELKIQYYADNADRHYTDWDLFYRLIDAVKTNQDTIDKYIKENSSNGVESINYVDYAVLQVAIAELIECLENPYQVIIKEYVEICYSMGTEEGYKFINAVLQNLAKSIRGEE, from the coding sequence ATGAAAACTACCGCTAGAGCTCGAAATAATGCTCGTTTATATGCCGTACAAGCTTTGTACCAAAAGAAAATCGCTGATAATACATTCTCTGAGCTTAAGATTCAGTACTATGCTGATAATGCTGATAGGCATTATACTGATTGGGATCTTTTCTATAGACTTATAGATGCAGTTAAGACAAATCAAGACACTATAGACAAATATATCAAAGAAAACTCAAGTAATGGTGTTGAATCAATCAATTATGTTGACTATGCAGTATTGCAAGTAGCTATAGCAGAACTGATAGAGTGTCTTGAGAATCCATATCAAGTGATTATAAAAGAGTATGTTGAGATATGTTACAGCATGGGTACTGAAGAAGGTTATAAGTTTATTAATGCAGTATTGCAAAATCTAGCTAAGTCGATTAGAGGTGAAGAGTAA
- a CDS encoding YcgN family cysteine cluster protein, which translates to MMSKWWQQIDLKDMSSEQWESICDRCGLCCLNKLQDDETDEVYYTRVSCKLLDIGKCQCSMYQKRKQLVPECVNLTYKQLKNHAHKWLPNSCSYKLLFEGKDLPDWHHLNTGSTEEMHKQKKSAKHFAISEYELDVDEYLEDFIIKIDN; encoded by the coding sequence ATGATGAGTAAATGGTGGCAACAAATTGATTTGAAGGACATGTCTAGTGAACAATGGGAGTCAATCTGTGATAGATGTGGGCTTTGTTGTCTAAACAAACTTCAGGATGATGAAACAGATGAGGTCTACTATACTAGAGTTAGTTGTAAGCTTCTTGATATTGGCAAATGCCAATGCAGCATGTATCAAAAAAGGAAACAACTTGTACCTGAATGTGTAAATCTAACTTATAAACAACTAAAAAATCATGCTCACAAATGGTTACCTAATAGCTGTAGTTATAAACTTTTATTTGAAGGTAAAGATTTACCTGATTGGCATCATCTGAATACTGGCTCAACTGAAGAAATGCACAAACAAAAAAAATCAGCAAAGCATTTTGCTATTTCTGAATATGAACTAGATGTCGATGAATATTTAGAAGACTTTATCATAAAAATAGATAACTAA
- a CDS encoding 2OG-Fe(II) oxygenase yields MSDLIAINPFYEKIINDYLNKDFCIIDNWLTTDETDKLRQQLEELYQANYFKKSAVGNRLNENLERSIRSDFIFWLDETKYAQVFFEKINSFIEYINKTCFAGIVTKEFHYAVYPQGSFYKKHIDTFQNDDRRTISVVCYLNQDWQDCFGGQLKLYLKDQTLEIFPTDGKIVLFDSKSIEHEVLPVLTENKRLSITGWLKTN; encoded by the coding sequence ATGTCTGATTTAATTGCGATTAATCCTTTCTATGAAAAAATAATTAATGATTACCTCAATAAGGATTTTTGCATCATTGATAACTGGCTAACAACTGATGAAACCGACAAGCTAAGACAACAATTAGAAGAGCTTTATCAAGCAAATTATTTCAAAAAATCTGCTGTAGGTAATCGTTTAAATGAAAATCTCGAAAGATCAATCCGCAGTGATTTTATTTTTTGGCTAGACGAAACAAAATATGCACAAGTATTTTTTGAAAAAATAAATAGTTTTATTGAGTATATTAATAAAACTTGCTTTGCGGGAATTGTTACTAAAGAATTTCATTACGCTGTTTATCCTCAAGGATCATTTTATAAAAAGCATATTGATACATTTCAAAATGATGATCGACGTACTATATCTGTAGTTTGCTATCTCAATCAAGACTGGCAAGATTGTTTTGGTGGACAGCTAAAACTATACTTAAAAGATCAAACGCTAGAGATATTTCCAACTGATGGTAAAATAGTTCTTTTTGATAGCAAAAGTATCGAGCATGAAGTTTTACCAGTACTTACTGAGAATAAAAGATTAAGTATTACCGGCTGGCTAAAGACTAATTGA
- the rho gene encoding transcription termination factor Rho, which produces MNLNELKYKSVNELMDIVQSLDLESLRARKQELIFSILKYHADKGEDIYGEGILEVLQDGYGFLRSSDSSYFASPDDIYVSPAFIRKLNLRTGDSIVGKIRPPRENEKYFAVKHIDSVNFDSPELARKKILFENLTPEYAKERLTMEIGNGSNEDITARVIDLAAPFGKGQRGLIVAPPKTGKTIMMQNIATSIAKNHPECNLIMLLIDERPEEVTEMQRSVRGEVVASTFDEPAARHVQLAEIVIEKAKRLVEHKQDVVILLDSITRLARAYNTVSPASGRVLSGGVEANALQKPKRFFGAARNTAEGGSLTIIATALVETGSKMDEVIFEEFKGTGNMELHLDRKIAERRVFPAISFDRSGTRREELLTTPEELQKLWVLRKILGGMEDVQAMEFLTEKMKGSLTNEEFFETMKRGAI; this is translated from the coding sequence ATGAACTTAAATGAATTAAAGTATAAATCTGTTAATGAGCTAATGGATATAGTTCAAAGTCTAGATCTTGAGTCACTTCGTGCCAGAAAACAAGAGCTGATCTTCTCAATTCTAAAGTACCACGCTGATAAAGGTGAAGACATTTATGGTGAAGGTATTTTAGAAGTCCTACAAGATGGCTATGGCTTTCTAAGATCTTCTGATAGCTCGTACTTCGCCTCTCCAGATGATATCTATGTTTCACCTGCTTTTATTAGAAAACTAAATCTGCGTACTGGTGATAGTATTGTCGGTAAGATTCGTCCGCCTCGTGAAAATGAGAAATACTTTGCTGTCAAACACATCGATAGTGTTAACTTTGATTCTCCAGAATTAGCTAGAAAGAAAATTTTATTTGAGAACCTGACTCCTGAGTATGCTAAAGAAAGGCTAACTATGGAAATTGGAAACGGCTCAAATGAGGATATTACTGCTAGAGTTATAGATTTAGCGGCACCATTTGGTAAAGGTCAGCGTGGCTTGATTGTTGCACCACCTAAAACTGGTAAGACAATCATGATGCAAAATATCGCAACGTCTATTGCCAAAAATCATCCAGAGTGTAATCTAATCATGCTACTAATTGATGAGCGTCCTGAGGAAGTTACCGAAATGCAACGCTCCGTGCGAGGTGAGGTAGTTGCATCTACGTTTGATGAACCAGCTGCACGCCATGTCCAATTAGCTGAAATTGTAATCGAAAAAGCCAAAAGATTAGTTGAGCACAAACAAGATGTAGTAATCTTACTTGACTCAATCACAAGACTAGCTCGTGCATACAATACCGTATCTCCAGCGTCTGGTCGTGTACTATCTGGTGGTGTAGAGGCAAACGCCTTACAAAAACCAAAAAGATTCTTTGGTGCTGCGCGTAATACTGCCGAAGGTGGTAGCTTGACAATCATTGCAACTGCTCTTGTCGAAACTGGTTCAAAGATGGATGAAGTTATCTTTGAAGAATTCAAAGGTACAGGTAACATGGAGCTTCATCTTGATCGTAAGATTGCTGAGCGCCGCGTCTTCCCTGCTATTAGCTTTGATAGATCTGGTACACGTAGAGAAGAACTACTTACTACTCCAGAAGAGCTACAAAAACTTTGGGTGCTGCGTAAGATTCTTGGTGGTATGGAAGATGTCCAAGCTATGGAATTCTTAACAGAGAAAATGAAAGGCTCACTAACTAATGAAGAATTCTTTGAAACTATGAAAAGAGGCGCTATTTAG
- a CDS encoding exopolyphosphatase, whose protein sequence is MSKIVATVDLGSNSFHMLISEIKPDGEVVTLSKQKHKVQLRAGLNNNLTISKDAQERAIECLEFFAQEIQKYKVEYVRAVGTYTLRKAKNNIKGFKKKLDKALGTKIKIISGLEEARLVYVGARDNHDIKQKTLVIDIGGGSTEFVIGRGNKILIARSLDMGCVGMQKDFFANEKLDFANFHAAAAKAREIIAPILYRYKRIGWSTVLGSSGTIISVTNICQKLTGNSVITKDFLNDLITMMMDKREVEHICFEGLREDRESVLAGGVVILYAIFDCLGISEMRLSNGAVREGMLYELVKSKYKIIIN, encoded by the coding sequence ATGTCAAAGATAGTAGCAACAGTAGATTTAGGTTCAAATAGTTTTCATATGCTTATAAGCGAAATCAAGCCTGATGGTGAGGTTGTTACATTGTCTAAGCAGAAGCATAAAGTGCAACTAAGGGCTGGTCTTAATAATAATCTGACAATTAGTAAGGATGCTCAAGAAAGAGCCATCGAATGTCTGGAGTTTTTTGCACAGGAAATCCAAAAATATAAAGTTGAGTATGTCCGTGCTGTAGGCACATACACTCTTAGGAAAGCAAAAAATAATATAAAAGGTTTTAAAAAGAAGCTAGATAAAGCTCTTGGTACTAAGATTAAAATTATTTCCGGATTGGAGGAAGCAAGGCTTGTCTATGTTGGAGCTAGAGACAATCATGATATCAAGCAAAAAACATTAGTCATAGATATCGGTGGAGGCTCAACAGAATTTGTAATTGGTAGAGGCAATAAAATATTAATTGCGCGTAGTTTAGATATGGGTTGTGTCGGAATGCAGAAGGATTTTTTTGCAAATGAAAAGCTTGATTTTGCTAATTTTCATGCAGCAGCGGCTAAAGCTAGAGAGATAATTGCCCCAATCTTATATAGATATAAAAGAATAGGCTGGAGTACTGTGCTTGGTTCTTCTGGGACCATTATTTCAGTTACAAATATTTGTCAAAAACTCACGGGTAATTCTGTTATTACTAAAGATTTTTTAAATGATTTAATTACTATGATGATGGACAAACGTGAAGTTGAGCATATTTGTTTTGAAGGTCTTAGAGAAGATCGTGAGAGTGTCCTTGCTGGTGGGGTTGTTATTTTGTATGCGATATTTGATTGTCTTGGAATTTCTGAGATGAGATTATCAAATGGTGCTGTACGTGAAGGTATGCTCTATGAGCTTGTTAAAAGTAAGTATAAGATTATTATTAATTAG
- a CDS encoding rhodanese-like domain-containing protein — MNKVEKISVKQFLDLQKKEKVKLIDIRTPAEHSRECIDCAENILVDDIYDADIKPDEVVVLHCQSGNRTNQAASKVSGLNAKKVYLLDGGINDWKQHKQPTQKNVKEPLPIMRQVQIIVGFLVLLGVVLSFTVSQYFAILSGFFGAGLLFASLTGTCGLAVMLEFLPYNRKK, encoded by the coding sequence ATGAATAAAGTAGAAAAAATATCAGTAAAGCAATTTCTTGACCTACAAAAAAAAGAGAAGGTTAAGCTAATAGATATTAGAACTCCTGCTGAGCATAGTAGAGAGTGTATTGATTGTGCTGAGAATATTCTTGTTGATGATATCTATGATGCTGATATTAAGCCTGATGAAGTAGTGGTTCTTCACTGCCAATCTGGTAATAGAACAAATCAAGCAGCTAGCAAGGTTTCTGGTTTAAACGCTAAGAAAGTTTACTTGCTAGATGGTGGTATCAATGATTGGAAACAGCATAAGCAACCAACACAAAAAAATGTTAAAGAACCTCTACCTATCATGCGTCAAGTACAAATCATCGTTGGTTTTTTAGTACTTTTAGGTGTGGTGCTTTCATTTACAGTATCACAGTATTTTGCAATTTTAAGTGGCTTCTTTGGTGCAGGACTTTTATTCGCTAGCTTGACTGGGACTTGTGGTTTAGCAGTGATGTTAGAGTTTTTACCATACAATAGGAAAAAATAA
- a CDS encoding ArsR/SmtB family transcription factor yields MDLMQMKDNASKASSLLKAISHESRLLILCLLLRREMTVGELAEYSSLSQSAFSQHLSVLRNNGLVKCRKEAQNVYYSINDPSVTKILEALYSIYCGDK; encoded by the coding sequence ATGGATTTAATGCAGATGAAAGATAATGCTAGTAAAGCTTCTTCATTATTAAAAGCAATATCCCATGAGTCGAGATTATTGATATTATGCTTGCTACTCCGAAGAGAGATGACAGTAGGAGAGCTAGCAGAGTACTCTAGTTTGAGCCAATCGGCATTTTCTCAGCATTTATCAGTCTTGAGAAATAATGGTCTGGTCAAATGTAGGAAAGAGGCGCAAAATGTATATTACAGTATCAACGATCCTTCGGTAACAAAAATATTGGAGGCTTTGTACAGCATCTATTGCGGTGATAAATAA
- a CDS encoding mannose-1-phosphate guanylyltransferase/mannose-6-phosphate isomerase, whose translation MITPIILSGGFGSRLWPLSREASPKQFIGLVDEHSLLENTIKRLDNVKDITSPVVVCNESHRFQVAEVLRKINKKGDILLEPLARNTAPAIALAALHLATNDPNTIMLVLAADHHIENLEIFHQAIEKAQQKVIKDDSLVTFGITPTCPHEGYGYIKQGVQTTVNGVYKVDKFVEKPSVVVAQEYLDSGKYYWNSGMFMFTARAYLEALEKLQPEIYRGCEKTYQKSQQDLDFVRFDKQSFALVQSQSIDYAVMEKATNVAIVPMQQSGWSDVGSWDSLYDIAAKDSCGNVVIGDVITSNVKNSYLRSHDRLLAAVGVNDLIIVETADAILVADKNKTQDVKKIVEVLKIQQRSELLQHKQIYKPWGSATILEDKSGYKIQAIQLEPGKKLSLQQHYHRSEHWIVISGTATVTIGTTKSIVRPNESVYIKIGESHRLENNGKIPVILIEVQVGEYISEDDIVRLDTSS comes from the coding sequence ATGATTACTCCTATTATCTTATCTGGAGGATTCGGCTCAAGGCTATGGCCACTATCACGAGAGGCATCGCCAAAGCAGTTTATCGGCTTGGTTGATGAACATAGTCTATTAGAAAATACAATTAAGCGACTAGATAATGTCAAGGATATAACTTCACCTGTAGTTGTCTGTAATGAAAGTCATAGATTCCAAGTTGCTGAAGTGTTGCGGAAAATCAATAAAAAAGGCGATATACTCCTAGAGCCATTAGCCAGAAATACTGCTCCAGCAATTGCACTTGCAGCACTACATTTAGCTACTAATGATCCAAATACAATTATGCTAGTTTTAGCTGCTGACCATCATATTGAAAATCTGGAGATTTTTCATCAAGCTATCGAAAAAGCACAGCAAAAAGTTATTAAAGATGATTCTTTAGTTACCTTTGGCATTACACCAACTTGTCCTCATGAAGGCTATGGTTATATTAAACAAGGGGTACAGACTACTGTAAATGGAGTTTATAAGGTAGATAAATTTGTTGAGAAGCCTAGTGTGGTCGTTGCACAAGAGTATTTAGATAGTGGCAAATACTATTGGAATAGCGGTATGTTTATGTTCACAGCTAGAGCATATTTAGAGGCTTTAGAGAAGTTACAGCCAGAGATTTACAGAGGATGTGAAAAAACTTATCAAAAGTCACAGCAGGATTTAGATTTTGTGCGTTTTGATAAACAAAGCTTTGCCCTAGTTCAATCACAGTCAATAGACTACGCAGTTATGGAGAAAGCAACTAATGTTGCTATAGTGCCTATGCAACAAAGTGGCTGGTCTGATGTTGGCTCTTGGGACTCTTTGTATGATATTGCTGCAAAAGATAGTTGTGGTAATGTGGTTATTGGCGATGTGATTACTAGTAATGTCAAAAATAGTTATTTACGCTCGCATGATCGTTTATTGGCTGCAGTCGGAGTTAATGATTTAATAATTGTTGAAACAGCAGATGCTATACTTGTCGCGGATAAGAACAAAACTCAAGATGTCAAAAAAATAGTCGAAGTTTTGAAAATTCAGCAGCGAAGTGAATTATTACAGCATAAGCAAATTTATAAACCTTGGGGTTCAGCGACAATATTAGAGGATAAGTCTGGTTATAAGATACAGGCGATTCAACTTGAACCGGGCAAGAAGTTATCATTACAGCAACATTATCACCGTAGTGAGCATTGGATTGTGATTTCTGGAACTGCTACGGTAACTATTGGTACTACTAAGTCTATTGTTAGACCAAATGAGTCTGTATATATAAAAATAGGCGAATCTCACAGACTTGAAAATAATGGCAAGATTCCAGTTATTCTTATAGAAGTACAAGTTGGAGAATATATAAGTGAAGACGATATTGTTAGACTAGATACAAGTAGTTAA
- a CDS encoding phosphomannomutase: protein MRQTIIKEIIKSSGVKFGTSGVRGLVSAMTDKICWLYTKAFIQFLEQKYSIAKGTKIAIAHDLRESSPRITTVVIKAIIDSGHEPIYCGEIPSPAVMLYGISNQIPSVMVTGSHIPEDRNGIKFNTPYGEVLKEDEEMIVSQTISIDESIFDKNGMFLQKLELPEPSKQAYTQYIDRYVDFFPNNCLAGKTIGLYQHSSVGREIVKEILEKLGAKVILLEFSEKFVSVDTEAIRQEDVKLAKQWASKYKVDSIVSTDGDADRPLVSDEYGNWLKGDILGVLIAKYLQANVIVTPVSSNTVAEKIGYFSNVIRTKIGSPYVIAAMNELLSNNQNAVVGYEANGGFLLASDICKDDKTLKALPTRDAVIPMLAVMMLSINSNKTVSELLFDLPSRYTASSKIDDFASEKSQEILKSILAGESDLLDKIISEHFDGKNSIENIDTTDGVRVTLTNQDIIHLRPSGNAPELRCYTEAASDEQAKSLNQYCVDLINKNI, encoded by the coding sequence ATGAGACAAACTATAATAAAAGAAATAATCAAATCTAGCGGCGTAAAGTTTGGTACTAGTGGAGTTAGAGGTCTTGTTTCAGCTATGACAGATAAGATCTGTTGGCTTTATACAAAAGCTTTTATTCAATTCCTAGAGCAAAAATACTCTATTGCTAAGGGTACTAAAATTGCTATAGCTCATGATCTACGTGAGAGTAGCCCTAGAATAACAACAGTTGTTATTAAAGCTATCATAGATAGTGGTCATGAGCCAATATACTGTGGTGAGATACCATCACCAGCTGTAATGCTATATGGTATATCTAATCAGATACCGTCAGTTATGGTTACTGGTAGTCATATTCCAGAGGATAGAAATGGTATTAAGTTTAATACTCCATATGGTGAAGTTCTCAAAGAAGATGAAGAAATGATTGTTAGCCAAACTATCAGCATTGATGAAAGTATTTTTGATAAAAATGGCATGTTTTTACAAAAACTAGAATTACCAGAGCCTAGTAAGCAAGCATATACACAGTATATTGACAGGTATGTAGATTTTTTCCCTAACAACTGTCTAGCAGGTAAGACTATAGGGCTTTATCAGCACTCATCTGTAGGGCGAGAGATAGTCAAAGAGATTCTAGAGAAACTAGGTGCTAAGGTTATCTTGCTAGAATTTTCCGAAAAATTTGTATCTGTAGATACCGAGGCAATTCGCCAGGAAGATGTAAAGCTTGCTAAGCAGTGGGCAAGCAAGTATAAAGTTGATAGTATAGTTTCAACTGATGGCGATGCTGATAGGCCACTAGTTAGTGATGAGTATGGCAATTGGCTAAAAGGTGATATTTTAGGTGTACTGATAGCTAAATATCTCCAAGCCAATGTTATCGTGACACCAGTAAGTAGCAATACCGTGGCAGAAAAGATAGGTTATTTTAGTAACGTGATTAGAACTAAAATAGGCTCGCCGTATGTAATTGCTGCAATGAATGAATTACTCTCAAATAATCAAAATGCTGTGGTTGGATATGAGGCAAATGGAGGATTTCTATTGGCTAGTGATATTTGTAAAGATGATAAAACTCTAAAAGCGCTGCCTACAAGAGATGCTGTTATACCAATGTTGGCTGTAATGATGCTATCTATCAACTCTAATAAAACCGTGTCAGAGCTTTTATTTGATTTGCCATCTCGATATACAGCAAGTAGTAAAATTGATGATTTTGCTTCCGAGAAAAGCCAAGAAATCTTGAAGTCAATATTAGCAGGTGAATCAGATCTTTTAGATAAAATTATATCGGAGCATTTTGATGGTAAAAATAGCATTGAAAATATCGATACTACAGATGGTGTTAGAGTAACTTTGACAAATCAAGATATTATCCATCTTAGACCATCTGGTAATGCTCCAGAGCTTAGGTGCTATACAGAGGCAGCTAGTGATGAGCAGGCAAAAAGTTTAAATCAATATTGTGTGGATTTGATTAACAAAAACATTTGA
- a CDS encoding MBL fold metallo-hydrolase: protein MIFRQLIDRDTYTYTYILACERTRQAVIIDSVRFNVNQYLKLLKELDLKLIYAIDTHVHADHVTAAGILRKETGCDIVIGGESKAECATKKVFDGDILEFGNYQLKALYTPGHTDDSYCFITENMLFTGDTLLIRGSGRTDFQNGDSYAAYDSIMNKLMTLPGSTIIYPGHDYNGITSSSVAEERQNNPRLKVKSPDEYAKLMADLKLPPPNYIDIAVPANLKCGIEE, encoded by the coding sequence ATGATTTTCAGGCAATTAATCGATAGAGATACTTATACTTATACTTATATTCTAGCTTGTGAGCGGACTAGACAAGCAGTGATAATAGATTCGGTAAGATTTAATGTTAATCAGTATCTAAAGTTACTCAAAGAACTAGATCTTAAACTGATCTACGCCATAGACACTCATGTCCATGCTGATCATGTCACTGCAGCAGGGATTTTAAGGAAAGAAACTGGTTGTGATATCGTTATCGGTGGCGAAAGCAAAGCTGAATGTGCAACCAAAAAAGTCTTTGATGGCGATATCCTAGAGTTTGGTAACTATCAACTAAAAGCTTTGTATACCCCAGGTCATACAGATGACTCATATTGTTTCATTACTGAGAATATGCTTTTCACAGGTGATACTCTATTAATAAGAGGATCCGGTAGAACTGACTTCCAAAATGGTGATTCATATGCAGCATATGATAGTATTATGAATAAGCTAATGACTTTGCCGGGTAGTACTATTATTTATCCTGGTCATGACTATAATGGTATAACTAGTAGTAGTGTCGCTGAAGAGAGACAAAACAATCCAAGATTGAAGGTTAAGTCACCAGATGAATACGCTAAGTTAATGGCTGATTTAAAGTTACCACCGCCAAACTATATAGATATCGCAGTTCCAGCAAATTTAAAATGTGGTATAGAAGAATAA
- a CDS encoding sulfite exporter TauE/SafE family protein yields MFLIIFGFICGIALGLTGGGGSILAVSLLTYGVGLDFHSAVTISLLVVGFTAIFGLIVNYKQHDIHYIAVAVMICTGVVFAPIGSYISQDLSDKLLMLSFSILMILIGAWSLLKAKIMSSSQKSVCKSIGSRCIVALLISGAVVGTLTGFFGVGGGFLIVPALVFITAMPIKRAINTSLLVIFVVSISGFISHYDKANMSWYIASMFIVGSAIGMLLATKVKKSLNDKVLQTIFAIMLVILGVVIYLIN; encoded by the coding sequence ATGTTTTTGATAATTTTTGGCTTTATCTGTGGAATTGCATTAGGGTTGACAGGTGGGGGCGGCTCTATTTTGGCAGTTTCTTTGCTTACTTATGGTGTTGGTTTAGATTTTCATAGTGCTGTTACAATATCTTTGCTTGTGGTTGGTTTTACAGCAATTTTTGGTCTTATAGTCAATTATAAACAACATGATATCCATTATATAGCAGTAGCTGTAATGATTTGTACAGGAGTTGTTTTTGCGCCGATAGGTAGCTATATCTCGCAAGATTTGTCAGATAAGCTATTAATGTTAAGCTTCTCAATACTAATGATTTTGATAGGTGCTTGGAGCTTGCTAAAAGCAAAAATAATGTCAAGTTCACAGAAGTCGGTTTGTAAAAGTATTGGTTCAAGATGTATAGTAGCATTATTAATAAGTGGTGCTGTCGTTGGGACACTAACTGGATTTTTTGGTGTAGGTGGTGGCTTCTTAATCGTACCAGCATTAGTTTTCATAACAGCGATGCCGATTAAAAGAGCCATTAATACATCATTGTTGGTGATATTTGTTGTATCAATATCTGGCTTTATATCTCATTATGATAAGGCTAATATGAGCTGGTATATCGCGAGTATGTTTATAGTTGGTAGTGCTATTGGGATGCTTTTGGCAACTAAAGTCAAAAAAAGCCTCAATGATAAAGTTTTACAGACAATATTTGCTATTATGTTAGTGATCTTGGGTGTGGTGATTTATCTAATCAATTAG
- a CDS encoding IS630 family transposase (programmed frameshift) — translation MPSYSQYFRDIVINKYEEGMTEFELSKFFNIDKRTVVSWIEFYKRTGDYSSKQGVGCGRVASFTDKTLIEQYLIDHPDASALDIKEALAPDIPRSTFYDCLNRLGFSFLKKTPKYKQRKEHERLEYIEKLKEIAQNLLFYIDEMGCDNKLSILRGWSLIGEPSYGEVLAYQTQRRSIVAGYNYADKKIIAPLEYSGYTNTEIFNQWFEEHLCPSLKPKTTIVMDNASFHKSSKLIEIANKFDVQILYLPPYSPDLNPIEKVWANFKKIFRKVNNSFEKFCDAISYVFNKILSD, via the exons ATGCCATCATATAGCCAATATTTTAGAGACATCGTAATTAATAAATATGAAGAAGGTATGACGGAGTTCGAGCTGAGTAAGTTTTTTAACATAGATAAGCGTACAGTTGTTTCATGGATAGAGTTTTATAAAAGAACCGGAGATTATAGTTCAAAGCAAGGAGTTGGTTGTGGCAGAGTCGCTAGCTTTACCGATAAAACATTGATTGAACAGTATTTGATAGATCATCCAGATGCAAGTGCATTAGATATAAAAGAAGCATTAGCCCCTGATATTCCAAGAAGTACATTTTATGATTGTCTTAATAGACTTGGTTTTAGTTTTT TAAAAAAGACTCCAAAATATAAGCAAAGAAAAGAACATGAAAGGTTGGAGTATATAGAAAAACTAAAAGAAATAGCTCAAAACTTGTTATTTTATATAGATGAGATGGGGTGTGACAATAAGCTTTCTATCCTAAGAGGATGGTCACTAATTGGTGAGCCTAGTTATGGTGAGGTTTTAGCATATCAAACACAAAGAAGAAGTATTGTTGCTGGATATAATTATGCAGATAAAAAGATTATAGCTCCATTAGAGTACAGTGGATATACCAATACTGAAATTTTTAATCAATGGTTTGAGGAACACTTATGCCCATCATTAAAACCTAAAACTACTATAGTAATGGATAATGCTAGTTTCCATAAATCCTCTAAGCTGATTGAAATAGCCAATAAATTTGATGTACAAATATTATATCTACCTCCGTACTCTCCAGATTTAAATCCTATTGAAAAGGTTTGGGCTAACTTTAAAAAAATATTTAGAAAAGTGAATAATAGTTTTGAAAAATTTTGTGATGCTATCTCTTATGTGTTTAACAAAATACTCTCGGATTAA